TCACACCAGCTAATGACGGTTCTGTAATCCGCTTGGTTATCCCTGCTCTTACAGAAGAGACTCGTCGTGACCTTGCCAAAGAAGTGAAGAAGGTTGGTGAGAATGCTAAAGTGGCTGTCCGCAATATCCGTCGTGATGCTATGGATGAAGCAAAGAAACAAGAAAAAGCAAAAGAAATCACTGAAGACGAATTGAAGACTCTTGAAAAAGATATTCAAAAAGTAACAGACGATGCTGTGAAACACATCGACGATATGACTGCCAATAAAGAAAAAGAACTCTTGGAAGTCTAAAAATAAACAGAAAAACTCAGTTGGCATTGCTGGCTGAGTTTTATTCGAAAGAAGGAAATATGAATACAAATCTTGCAAGTTTTATCGTTGGACTCATCATTGATGAAAATGACCGTTTTTACTTTGTGCAAAAGGATGGTCAGACCTATGCACTTGCCAAGGAAGAAGGTCGACACACAGTAGGGGATACGGTCAAAGGTTTTGCCTACTCGGATATGAAGCAAAAACTCCGCTTGACCACTCTAGAAGTGACTGCCACTCAGGACCAATTTGGTTGGGGAACCGTAACAGAAGTTCGTAAGGACTTGGGTGTCTTT
The sequence above is a segment of the Streptococcus oralis ATCC 35037 genome. Coding sequences within it:
- the frr gene encoding ribosome recycling factor, whose amino-acid sequence is MANAIVEKAKERMTQSHQSLAREFGGIRAGRANASLLDRIHVEYYGVETPLNQIASITIPEARVLLVTPFDRSSLKDIERALNASDLGITPANDGSVIRLVIPALTEETRRDLAKEVKKVGENAKVAVRNIRRDAMDEAKKQEKAKEITEDELKTLEKDIQKVTDDAVKHIDDMTANKEKELLEV